A region from the Bombyx mori chromosome 15, ASM3026992v2 genome encodes:
- the arg gene encoding arginase (The RefSeq protein has 6 substitutions compared to this genomic sequence), which translates to MNLVKILVRKMSQNTILKPLNRVGVIGVPFEKGQKKYGVSIAPAAVRAAGLIDELKEIDGLDVKDFGDIETSSCENNVNVNNMNHLPLVSACNKNLSERVSHVLKDGRIAVTVGGDHSMGVGTVDGHYNVNEDMILIGVDAHADINTNKTSESGSVHGMPVALLVRELSDYWPYLPTMDWQVPRFSIKNLGYIGLRSVDKYERLAIEKYNVPTFTMEDVDLHGVEKSITHLLKVLDPENRKPIHVSLDIDSLDAWEAPSTGTPVRGGLTLREAIKLMEIIHATGRLRAIDLVEINPAIGNENDRKRTIEAGLCVLKAALGFSRKGSPPKGITDLPIQTISNN; encoded by the exons atgaattttgttaaaatttttgttcGTAAGATGAGtcaaaatacaattttgaaGCCTTTGAATCGAGTTGGCGTTATCGGTGTGCCGTTTGAAAAGGGACAAAAGAAATACGGAGTTAGCATCGCACCGGCAGCCGTAAGAGCAGCGGGTCTCATAGATGAACTAAAAGAAATCG ATGGTTTAGATGTAAAAGACTTCGGGGACATTGAAACAAGTTCATGcgaaaataatgtaaatgtCAATAACATGAACCATTTACCACTAGTGTCGGCTTGCAATAAGAATTTATCAGAACGTGTGTCACATGTTCTCAAAGATGGAAGAATTGCAGTAACTGTAGGCGGAGATCATTCTATTGGTGTAG gtACCGTTGATGGACACTATAACGTGAATGAAGACATGATTCTAATTTGGGTTGATGCTCATGCGGACATCAATACGAACAAGACTTCGGAATCTGGTTCTGTTCACGGTATGCCAGTGGCTCTGTTGGTCAGAGAGCTCTCTGACTATTGGCCTTATTTGCCTACTATGGACTGGCAAGTTCCTAG attttcaataaaaaatttgggCTATATTGGTCTACGATCGGTGGACAAATATGAAAGACTGGCCatagaaaaatataatgttCCAACTTTCACAATGGAAGATGTTGATTT ACACGGAGTAGAAAAATCCATAACGCATTTACTTAAAGTGTTAGACCCAGAAAACAGGAAACCTATCCATGTGAGCTTTGACATTGATTCACTAGATGCTTTGGAAGCTCCAAGCACGGGAACACCag TAAGAGGTGGCCTAACTTTACGAGAAGCAATTAAGCTGATGGAGATAATTCACGCAACTGGACGTCTGAGAGCCATTGACTTGGTAGAGATTAACCCGGCAATCGGCAACGAGAATGACAGGAAAAGGACGATAGAAGCTGGTTTATGCGTGTTGAAAGCAGCTTTAGGGTTTTCTAGGAAAGGCTCTCCTCCTAAAGGCATAACAGATTTGCCCATACAAACAATTAGTAATAACTAA
- the LOC100862770 gene encoding uncharacterized protein LOC100862770 isoform X1, with product MTMFSCITCKVLFNTSELQREHYKLDWHRYNLKRKVASIEPVTLEEFEERAKEHRESQNEKQDDSQYCQCCSKLFSTKNSYNNHLNSKKHKVSVERYTESQKDQENSGQSDTDSFVKVECTTGLTNERSKFVVVNTTDSGEDIETDSEIEELDSDEWDECRIQESDSLIKPRDCLFCVHHSKNMVKNLKHMSEVHSFFIPDVEFCINIRGLLLYLGEKISQGYMCLWCNDTGRTFYSMEAARAHMIDKGHCKMLHEGLALAEYADYYDYSSSYPDHEDEREDMNVDEEIDGPTTLEGDDFQLVLPSGVTVGHRSLMRYYKQNLTQSSQALVKKSDRKLHRLLGVYKALGWAPKEQKMAAKKARDIHFMKRVQAKWEMKMSMKTNKFQKHYRPQVNF from the exons ATGACAATGTTTTCATGCATAACCTGTAAGGTGTTGTTTAACACATCCGAATTACAACGTGAACATTATAAATTAGATTGGCatagatataatttaaaaagaaaagtagCGTCTATTGAACCTGTCACCCTTGAGGAGTTTGAAGAGAGAGCTAAAGAACATAGAGAAAGTCAAAATGAAAAGCAAGATGATTCACAATACTGCCAATGCTGCTCAAAGTTATTCAGCACCAAGAACTCTTATAACAATCATTTGAATAGTAAGAAACACAAAGTGAGTGTTGAAAGATACACAGAAAGTCAAAAGGATCAAGAGAACAGCGGTCAATCTGATACAGACAGTTTTGTTAAAGTTGAATGTACTACTGGCTTAACCAACGAACGGAGTAAATTTGTCGTTGTGAACACTACTGATTCTGGAGAAGATATAGAAACTGACTCTGAAATAGAGGag CTAGATTCCGACGAATGGGATGAGTGTCGCATCCAAGAAAGTGATTCACTTATCAAACCCCGGGATTGTTTGTTCTGTGTACATCACAGTAAGAATATGGTAAAAAACTTAAAGCACATGTCAGAAGTACATTCGTTCTTCATTCCTGATGTAgaattttgtataaatattagAGGTCTGCTGTTGTACTTAGGAGAAAAG ATATCACAGGGATATATGTGCCTATGGTGTAATGACACTGGAAGGACATTCTACTCAATGGAAGCAGCACGGGCCCACATGATTGATAAGGGACATTGCAAGATGTTACACGAAGGTCTTGCTTTAGCGGAGTATGCAGACTACTATGATTACAG TTCTTCTTATCCTGATCATGAAGATGAAAGGGAAGATATGAATGTTGATGAAGAAATAGATGGTCCTACAACACTGGAAGGAGATGATTTCCAATTGGTGTTGCCATCTGGAGTTACTGTTGGTCATAGATCTTTGATGAG ATACTACAAACAGAATTTGACACAGAGCAGTCAAGCACTAGTAAAAAAATCTGATAGGAAACTGCACAGGCTTTTAGGTGTTTATAAAGCCCTGGGATGGGCGCCAAAGGAACAGAAAATGGCTGCCAA GAAAGCTCGGGATATACACTTCATGAAGCGTGTACAAGCAAAATGGGAGATGAAGATGTCCATGAAAACCAACAAGTTCCAGAAACATTACCGACCACAAGTGAATTTCTAG
- the LOC100862770 gene encoding uncharacterized protein LOC100862770 (The RefSeq protein has 3 substitutions compared to this genomic sequence), translated as MTMFSCITCKVLFNTSELQREHYKLDWHRYNLKRKVASIEPVTLEEFEERAKEHRESQNEKQDDSQYCQCCSKLFSTKNSYNNHLNSKKHKVSVEKYTESQKDQENSGQSDTDSFVKVECTTGLTNERSKFVVVNTTDSGEDIETDSEIEELDSDEWDECRIQESDSLIKPRDCLFCVHHSKNMVKNLKHMSEAHSFFIPDVEFCINIRGLLLYLGEKISQGYMCLWCNDTGRTFYSMEAARAHMIDKGHCKMLHEGLALAEYADYYDYSSSYPDHEDEREDMNVDEEIDGPATLEGDDFQLVLPSGVTVGHRSLMRYYKQNLTQSSQALVKKSDRKLHRLLGVYKALGWAPKEQKMAAKKARDIHFMKRVQAKWEMKMSMKTNKFQKHYRPQVNF; from the exons ATGACAATGTTTTCATGCATAACCTGTAAGGTGTTGTTTAACACATCCGAATTACAACGTGAACATTATAAATTAGATTGGCatagatataatttaaaaagaaaagtagCGTCTATTGAACCTGTCACCCTTGAGGAGTTTGAAGAGAGAGCTAAAGAACATAGAGAAAGTCAAAATGAAAAGCAAGATGATTCACAATACTGCCAATGCTGCTCAAAGTTATTCAGCACCAAGAACTCTTATAACAATCATTTGAATAGTAAGAAACACAAAGTGAGTGTTGAAAGATACACAGAAAGTCAAAAGGATCAAGAGAACAGCGGTCAATCTGATACAGACAGTTTTGTTAAAGTTGAATGTACTACTGGCTTAACCAACGAACGGAGTAAATTTGTCGTTGTGAACACTACTGATTCTGGAGAAGATATAGAAACTGACTCTGAAATAGAGGag CTAGATTCCGACGAATGGGATGAGTGTCGCATCCAAGAAAGTGATTCACTTATCAAACCCCGGGATTGTTTGTTCTGTGTACATCACAGTAAGAATATGGTAAAAAACTTAAAGCACATGTCAGAAGTACATTCGTTCTTCATTCCTGATGTAgaattttgtataaatattagAGGTCTGCTGTTGTACTTAGGAGAAAAG ATATCACAGGGATATATGTGCCTATGGTGTAATGACACTGGAAGGACATTCTACTCAATGGAAGCAGCACGGGCCCACATGATTGATAAGGGACATTGCAAGATGTTACACGAAGGTCTTGCTTTAGCGGAGTATGCAGACTACTATGATTACAG TTCTTCTTATCCTGATCATGAAGATGAAAGGGAAGATATGAATGTTGATGAAGAAATAGATGGTCCTACAACACTGGAAGGAGATGATTTCCAATTGGTGTTGCCATCTGGAGTTACTGTTGGTCATAGATCTTTGATGAG ATACTACAAACAGAATTTGACACAGAGCAGTCAAGCACTAGTAAAAAAATCTGATAGGAAACTGCACAGGCTTTTAGGTGTTTATAAAGCCCTGGGATGGGCGCCAAAGGAACAGAAAATGGCTGCCAA GAAAGCTCGGGATATACACTTCATGAAGCGTGTACAAGCAAAATGGGAGATGAAGATGTCCATGAAAACCAACAAGTTCCAGAAACATTACCGACCACAAGTGAATTTCTAG